A genome region from Clostridium sp. JN-9 includes the following:
- a CDS encoding helix-turn-helix transcriptional regulator, protein MEFNEKLQKLRKEKGMSQENLAEILDVSRQAISKWESGQSYPEMDKMIALSELFSVTMDSLVKNGELKKDNENVVSQPFWFTRGRFYEYKSKRSLFGLPIVHVNIGGGMKKAKGIIAVGNNATGIVAVGLLSKGVISFGLLSLGLISIGVFALGILFAAASVAVGIFAVGAIAVGIISIGAVSIGMFSMGACSVASNIAVGDYANGYIAIGHIAHGAKTFIDNSPKHDLSTINRSDVKAVINKEYPNIWPWISDLMTSMVGN, encoded by the coding sequence ATGGAGTTTAATGAAAAATTACAAAAGCTGCGAAAAGAAAAAGGGATGTCCCAGGAAAATTTAGCTGAGATACTGGATGTATCAAGGCAAGCTATCAGCAAGTGGGAAAGTGGTCAGTCTTATCCTGAAATGGATAAAATGATTGCGCTTAGCGAATTATTTAGTGTTACAATGGACAGCCTTGTTAAAAACGGCGAATTGAAAAAAGATAATGAGAATGTGGTAAGCCAACCCTTTTGGTTTACCAGAGGAAGATTTTACGAATATAAAAGCAAGCGTTCGTTATTTGGATTGCCCATTGTCCATGTTAATATCGGTGGAGGCATGAAAAAAGCAAAGGGTATTATTGCAGTTGGTAACAATGCTACAGGTATTGTTGCCGTTGGTCTTTTATCTAAGGGAGTTATTTCTTTTGGATTACTTTCACTTGGCCTTATCAGTATAGGCGTTTTTGCCCTTGGTATTTTATTTGCTGCTGCATCAGTTGCTGTTGGAATTTTTGCAGTTGGTGCTATAGCAGTAGGTATCATTTCAATCGGTGCTGTATCTATTGGTATGTTTTCAATGGGCGCTTGTTCCGTCGCTTCGAATATCGCTGTTGGTGATTATGCAAATGGATATATCGCTATTGGTCATATAGCCCATGGGGCAAAAACATTCATCGACAATTCACCAAAACATGATTTAAGTACAATTAATAGAAGTGACGTAAAAGCAGTAATTAATAAAGAATATCCTAATATATGGCCATGGATTTCCGATTTAATGACCTCGATGGTTGGTAATTAG
- a CDS encoding plasmid pRiA4b ORF-3 family protein, translating to MQIALTKKLATAMKINPPRIHEVVDPIFSWTANWTKVWDNRRAEDMLVLVNNETRFVVAIYEVKRNSLKNVAEMMKTAILNTLLSMNLNPDLVAEYMRMSGEVEFVQNSSRKASSWVSKAGMDCALYVASEYNGIPKMFNDTVGSFVNRLIVNCSGAYKDAFYPYVAMINALSKVTGRQAYKYRAFELLVTLDLDIYKAVRKIIVPADIQFKQLHKVLQSVFEWKNYHLYDFTVFDKGSNKMTARIVPSEEDLEYDNEAILMGNHTLSEFLSKQKYIIYTYDMGDSWQHEIQLIDIIDEYHKESPYLLEASGQTPPEDVGGVPGFINFREIMMNPNSPEYKEMQEWAGYWTVELGDWEKRPRVITRI from the coding sequence ATGCAGATAGCACTAACTAAAAAACTGGCTACTGCCATGAAAATAAATCCACCTCGTATTCATGAGGTTGTAGATCCAATATTTTCATGGACGGCAAACTGGACTAAAGTTTGGGATAATCGCAGGGCAGAGGATATGCTTGTTCTAGTGAATAATGAGACACGTTTTGTTGTTGCAATTTATGAAGTTAAGCGAAATTCGCTGAAAAATGTAGCTGAAATGATGAAAACAGCTATTTTAAATACACTTCTTTCTATGAATTTAAATCCAGATCTTGTGGCAGAATATATGCGGATGTCAGGTGAAGTGGAATTCGTTCAAAATAGCAGCAGAAAGGCATCATCATGGGTATCAAAGGCAGGAATGGATTGTGCTTTATATGTGGCAAGCGAATATAATGGAATACCAAAAATGTTTAATGATACAGTAGGCTCTTTTGTAAACCGACTTATTGTCAATTGTTCTGGTGCTTATAAAGATGCGTTCTACCCTTATGTTGCAATGATTAATGCACTTTCTAAGGTTACTGGGAGGCAAGCCTATAAATATCGTGCTTTTGAATTACTTGTTACACTTGATTTGGACATATATAAGGCGGTAAGGAAAATTATTGTACCTGCTGATATACAATTTAAGCAATTACACAAGGTGCTGCAGTCAGTGTTTGAATGGAAGAACTACCATCTATATGATTTCACTGTTTTTGATAAGGGTAGTAACAAGATGACTGCCAGAATTGTTCCTTCTGAGGAGGACTTAGAGTATGATAATGAAGCAATTTTAATGGGAAATCACACCTTGTCAGAATTTTTGTCTAAGCAGAAATATATAATATATACCTATGATATGGGAGATAGCTGGCAGCATGAAATCCAGCTTATAGATATAATAGATGAGTATCATAAGGAGTCTCCGTATTTGCTGGAGGCAAGCGGTCAAACGCCCCCAGAGGACGTGGGAGGGGTACCAGGATTTATTAACTTCCGTGAAATTATGATGAATCCTAATTCTCCAGAATACAAAGAAATGCAGGAATGGGCAGGGTATTGGACTGTAGAGCTGGGTGATTGGGAAAAGCGCCCCAGGGTTATTACAAGGATTTGA
- a CDS encoding helix-turn-helix transcriptional regulator produces the protein MSNKLNERLKQARKNLGLSQEYVACVMKVHRTTITAIETGSRKVTADELKQFAELYGVTLDELVYDQDNTKETKMFARAFSSLSDIDKEEIMNLIEFKRKIKERLTTNV, from the coding sequence ATGTCAAATAAGTTAAATGAAAGGCTCAAACAAGCTAGAAAAAACTTAGGACTTTCACAAGAATATGTTGCCTGTGTAATGAAAGTGCATAGAACAACTATAACGGCTATCGAAACGGGAAGTAGAAAAGTAACAGCAGATGAATTAAAGCAATTCGCTGAATTATATGGAGTAACCTTAGATGAATTAGTTTATGATCAGGACAATACCAAAGAAACTAAAATGTTTGCAAGAGCATTTTCTAGCCTTTCAGATATAGATAAAGAAGAAATAATGAATCTAATTGAATTCAAGAGAAAAATAAAAGAGAGACTTACAACAAATGTTTAG
- a CDS encoding Rrf2 family transcriptional regulator, which produces MKFSVGVEYAIHCLLYMVNLDEGKSVGIRDLAAFQGISETYLSKVYAKLSKSGIIKSMPGVKGGYALARSAEKITFWDVVEAVEGNEPFFQCAEIRQKNILLDKDNLPDTYTKCPCLIKVVMLEAEDEMRKYLNNKTLAWLYDEVYNKKLPKEVKKATNEWFSNVTKW; this is translated from the coding sequence ATGAAATTTTCAGTAGGAGTAGAGTACGCAATACATTGCTTATTATATATGGTAAACTTGGATGAAGGTAAGTCTGTTGGAATAAGGGATTTAGCCGCATTTCAAGGCATTTCGGAAACTTATTTATCAAAAGTATATGCAAAATTAAGTAAGTCAGGAATTATAAAATCTATGCCAGGTGTAAAAGGTGGTTATGCATTAGCCCGCAGTGCAGAAAAAATAACATTTTGGGATGTTGTTGAAGCAGTAGAAGGAAATGAACCATTTTTTCAATGTGCAGAAATCAGACAAAAAAATATATTATTAGATAAAGATAATTTACCAGATACTTATACCAAATGTCCTTGTTTAATAAAAGTTGTAATGTTAGAAGCAGAAGATGAAATGAGAAAATACTTAAATAATAAGACATTGGCATGGCTGTATGATGAGGTGTATAATAAAAAGCTGCCAAAAGAGGTGAAAAAGGCCACAAATGAATGGTTTAGCAATGTAACAAAGTGGTGA
- a CDS encoding pyridoxamine 5'-phosphate oxidase family protein, whose protein sequence is MLTEKFYEVLNHEGVVSIVSWGVDEAHVTCTWNSYLIVTDDEKILIPAAGMHSTENDVNHNSKVKITLGAREVMGRNNYQGTGFEVEGTAKFLTAGSEFDMMKEKCPFLSRVLEITVTSAKQLL, encoded by the coding sequence ATGCTTACAGAAAAGTTTTATGAGGTATTAAATCACGAAGGAGTAGTTTCAATAGTATCATGGGGAGTAGATGAAGCACATGTAACCTGCACCTGGAATTCCTACTTAATAGTAACAGATGATGAAAAGATTTTAATTCCTGCAGCTGGAATGCATAGTACAGAAAATGATGTAAATCATAATAGTAAAGTAAAGATTACTTTAGGTGCCAGGGAAGTTATGGGACGCAATAACTACCAGGGAACAGGTTTTGAAGTTGAAGGTACTGCAAAATTTCTTACAGCTGGTTCAGAATTTGATATGATGAAAGAAAAATGCCCATTTTTAAGCAGAGTATTAGAGATAACAGTTACATCTGCAAAACAATTGCTTTAA
- a CDS encoding ImmA/IrrE family metallo-endopeptidase, whose protein sequence is MFSSIDLSDYFYKPEILAKRVLEIYFSQKIPSYPIDPFDILKQMNIVYQFRDFRDLEGIYIVPEDEDDIAIVGINNNRPVTRQRFTAAHELCHHIKDKNESSICPIDGREKNPIEKYADKFASELLMPTEELKKQVGKFENNGYINFENIIYIADYFGVSFEACVFNIAYKLNKIEGNIEPLRLKKRINKFKPDKKRIELGFKKYDSSLLKNIINSYDYFYNNESKAVWYKFKNDFIYNENRLEGVNIDKEDVAEILTDIRIYKQNSVYCKSEYKDIIEVVGHASMYDFLLETEEPISIFKLLKLHTMLFQFAPYPEAAGKIRNSNNFVTEAKFETVDYNNIINELLKLEEKLKKLINKMNDMSIAEYIEEAVKIHHRITVIHPFIDGNGRCSRVMLNWLFKIKGLPPVYLKYDNKDYYYEALKEADLNGDYSYLCEVFYREIIRSMIQLNTKFKL, encoded by the coding sequence ATGTTTAGTAGTATAGATTTATCAGATTATTTCTATAAGCCGGAAATTCTTGCGAAAAGGGTTTTAGAAATATATTTTTCTCAAAAAATACCTTCTTATCCAATAGATCCTTTTGATATTTTAAAACAGATGAATATAGTCTATCAATTCAGGGATTTTAGGGATTTAGAAGGTATTTATATTGTTCCTGAGGACGAGGATGATATAGCTATTGTAGGTATAAACAACAATAGACCAGTAACAAGGCAAAGATTTACAGCCGCACATGAACTATGCCATCATATAAAAGATAAAAATGAAAGTTCTATATGTCCAATTGATGGAAGAGAAAAAAACCCTATTGAAAAGTATGCGGATAAATTTGCTAGTGAATTATTAATGCCAACAGAAGAATTAAAAAAACAGGTAGGTAAATTTGAAAATAATGGGTACATAAATTTTGAAAATATTATTTATATTGCTGATTACTTTGGCGTAAGTTTTGAAGCATGTGTATTTAATATAGCCTATAAGCTTAATAAAATTGAAGGAAACATAGAACCTTTAAGGCTAAAAAAGCGAATAAATAAATTTAAACCTGATAAAAAGAGAATTGAACTAGGTTTTAAGAAATATGATTCATCATTATTAAAAAATATAATAAATTCCTACGATTATTTTTACAACAATGAAAGTAAGGCTGTTTGGTATAAATTCAAGAATGACTTTATTTATAATGAAAATAGACTTGAAGGGGTAAATATTGATAAAGAAGATGTTGCTGAAATTCTAACAGATATTAGAATTTATAAGCAAAACAGTGTATATTGCAAATCTGAATACAAAGATATAATTGAAGTTGTTGGACATGCATCCATGTATGATTTCTTACTAGAAACAGAAGAACCAATTAGCATCTTTAAACTTTTAAAGCTACATACTATGCTTTTTCAATTTGCACCATACCCAGAAGCAGCTGGGAAAATAAGAAACTCAAACAATTTTGTTACAGAAGCAAAATTTGAAACAGTTGACTATAATAATATAATTAATGAGTTGTTAAAACTAGAAGAAAAGTTAAAGAAATTAATAAATAAAATGAATGATATGTCTATCGCAGAATATATAGAAGAAGCTGTAAAAATCCATCATAGAATAACTGTAATTCATCCATTTATTGACGGAAACGGCAGATGTTCTAGGGTTATGTTAAATTGGCTATTTAAGATTAAAGGATTACCTCCTGTTTACCTAAAATATGATAATAAAGATTATTACTATGAAGCTTTAAAAGAAGCAGATCTGAATGGTGATTATTCTTATTTATGTGAAGTTTTTTATAGAGAGATAATAAGGTCAATGATTCAATTGAATACTAAATTTAAACTGTAA